The following is a genomic window from Malus sylvestris chromosome 7, drMalSylv7.2, whole genome shotgun sequence.
TAATGTTTCAGCCAGGCTGTCATTTGGAAGCGAGCCCCGACGACGGCAGGGGAATGGCGGAAGCCTGGAGGAGGCGCTGGGCGTGCGAGAGCTGGTCCGCGAGGGCCAGAATTCGAGCGTGATCCATACGCGCCTGATCGACGGCCTCGGCTTCGAGCTCGCCGAGCTGAGAGCAGAGACGCTCTTCTGCCTCCTCGGCGACTCGGAGCCTCTCGCGGGCTCTCTGGAGCTCCGCCTTCATCCGCTCCTCCCTCTCCTGGCTTTTCCTCAACTCCCTCTCCAACTCCTCGTTCCTCTGCCTCAGCAGCTTCTCTTCTTCCGCCGCCGGCAGTTGCTTCGTTACCGCCATTTTTGTTGGACTCGAAAAAGCTCACAGGTCACAGCTAACAGAAAATAAAGTGTTTGATGGGTGCTGTGCGCAGAGTACGTTTTTAAAGGCCAAAAAGGATGTGTCCAGGTTCACTGTATCTGCTTTGGTTACGAATTTGTGATTCTGCTTACGCCTTTGCGCCCGTCGTAAATCATGTCTTTTTGCGTATTTGGAGTACAATCTTCTTTCAAGTTTTTGACCGTTCGATCTTGATCATTCAAATTTTAACTAAACATTTTATGgcttaaaactttaaaataaaGTAGAAATCTTTTGTATGATATATCTTGATGACTCTTtcgtttaatttaattgaattttAGCTGTTAAGCCAATGACATAACTCATCGTTTGACTTATTTCTTTCTTGATTTAAAAAATGCTATATTTGATTAATGTTGTATTCTACATTGTTATGTAACATAAGCATGTCCGtgtatcactctctctctctctctcttccttaattcttgaatgaaattttatGAGTGAAGTTTTAATGAAACCATTATAATATATCACTTATCGCGTTtctcaaaagaaagaaaaaaaaattcacaaattaacTTGTAAACAAGAAAGTTAATGAATttcattaattataatttttttgctaATCAATATTCTAATCTAAGATAAATTAGATGAAAAGGAGGTAATCAAACTTATATACAAAAAGAACATATGAACTTAATCAACTCCGTTATATTGAAATCATTTGTTACtcatttttgttgttcaaaagtTTAGGTATTGCACCAACAAGAACAGCTAGCAGTGAAAATCGAACTTAAATTGGGGATTAATCAAAAACACTCCCTTACTAATTGAAACAACCATCCTTTTCGTcttcaaataatttttctttttattttatatttgtcAATGTTTGGAATAGTCATATGTAAACACAAACAAATAATGAAGAAGATTGAGTTGACCTCAATATTGTTGATCAAATTTCTCATTGTTTTTTGGCTCAAAAATACATTTTCTCATTGTTTCCACACGTTATTAATATTGACCATGACCACTGACTAATTCAAGAAAACTTATCAGATGTTTCGGGGCGTTTGATTGTATCTGACCAAATCCAACCACACTTCCTGTTGTTTCATTACCCTAatagggcaaaaaaaaaaaaactaatgaaaagggtttgaaaactttgagttttaacgataaggacaaaataaatggtaaagtgaatagtaccatgtttgactttttagtgtaaaaatatgatttttcgttaaagttaacagtaccgcgagcttttcgttaaaactcccaaaaaaatttgttaaaataaacaatgcCCGACAAGGTTTTGGCAATAACAAATAAGGGTTGGTTGTGAAGTGTTTCTAAAAtgattaaaagtgtttttggtaaaaatatttttgatctaattcttagtaaaaacgCAATTGAATCTTAGAAAAACATTTGAAGTGCTTTCATGACTGGTACTTCCTTCAGGAAACACTCAAGTGCttttagaatttaaaaatattttctctaaaaacgttTTCTGTCATTTTAAAAAATGAGTCATAAGTTAGCAATTATACAACCTATTTGGCATGCATGTGAAAATGGACGTTTGATGGAGCATCGTGGCCTATCGAGTTCGCATAGGTAACTTGATTGACAAACTAGTGGGCGGGACGTCCTAATCTTCCTAAAGTTGGGTCAGCAATAAGTATGCGGCGAAACGGTAAAAATCTGAGTGAACGGATTAATGTTACTAATTTTACGATAAATACTAGATATTTAATGCTTTATATTTACGTGGAGAGTTGTTTGATTTGTTGAATAAGCTTTACTTAGTGTTATGAATCTTGATAGAGAATTAGTGATTCGGCGATGCCGTTAGATGCATGaatattaaattttttgtcTTTTGAATTCAAATTTTCGAAGAGAATTAGAGATTTAAATGCATGAATATTAGATTTTTCATCTTCTGTATTTAAATTCGAATTCATATTCCGGTAATTTAGACAAAATAGAAAGTTTGAGATCAGATTACTTTGCAAATTTGAAACAGTGTAATCTAAAACATTACCTGCAATATTTACCGACTGTTTGTTCCCTGTTTAGTTTATTTTGCTTCTGTTATCCTAAATTTATGTGGACATAATATGATGACCATTTTCTACTGTATTATCTCAACTGCGTGGCCGTGGAAGGTTTGTggccatttctttttctttttcttttttcttttccctttttttggtCGAAGTTGGTGGCCATTTCGATCATTGTCAATGTCATCCTTTTAGTTGCGACAAAAGTGGCATTTCCGATTTCGAATTGGACCGATATCCCGTGTCAATTTCTTTCTGCCAAATCGATTTTTTACATCactttgaaaattacaaaattaaggGCTGACCTCGAGTTAGTACTTGAATGTTAAGTATATTGTTCTGGTCAATTAATCTAATTACGCTTGCTATGAGCAACTAAACTAAAACTGCACTCATAGAACTAACACTAAATTGGTTAGCATGCATTAGATGGTGAATCGTGATCATTTGTGAGTGACAGATTATTATAAGACCCACTTCATGGGTTTAGTTATTGTCGGTGGgagataaaattgaaaagaattttTAGGATGAATGATTTATatgcaatatttaaaatattcacaaaattgtttatatttttgttgaaatatACGAAAAATCAAGGATCGATATGGATAGAATGTGAAGTGCAAATTTCACTCTAAATTGGTGAGATATAGGATCAATGCATATCGACGCTATTTACCgattattacataaattttatcaAGTTCATTGCAGATGtcgaacttttgaattttttgaattttggcaTGAGTTAGAAGCGGAGGTGCCTGCAAGTGAAGCATGGGAGCTCTTCGGCACGCTTGCGCTGGCAAGATTCGTGGAACAACAACTTCCAGATATGATTGAAAAAGTTCAAGTCATACATGGTGATGGAGGGGCTGGGACTATTATTCATATCAAGTTTGCATCAGGTATATAATTACATAATTAATACTACACCTGCTGCTGCATCCGCGCTAATCTTCTTGCTGATCATCAGGATTTTGAATCGAGAAATGGTAATTGATTGAGCTAATTggtgtgtatatgtatgtatgtgtgtgtgtaggtGTTGGACACACGGAAAAGTTCACAAAGGTAGACAATGAGACGCGAGCGAAAGAAGCTGAGGTGAATGAAGGCGGACCTGGATTTTGGACTTAGCTTATACCGTGTTCGGTTTGAAGTAACAGAGAAAATAGGAGTTGCCGGCCGGGGATTCGCAACCCTCTTGCTGCTGCATCATCAAAACCACAGTCGAGTATGATGTCAAGGAAGAGACGACTGATGCTCCCAACGCCTCCTCACTCGTCTCTATCGAGCCATTCGTTACCATTGCAGAGGCAGCAAAGATCCATCTCATGAAAAAATAACTTGTACTTGTTGGATCGATCGGTCCTAGCTCAAAATATTTTCTGCATTAATAAGCGTATCAAGTTACTAAGATCTTGTTAAAATTCAACAGCCATATTTTTCACAATaacttattttcaaatttgatgCACATAAGATTATTAAAAGTCATACGTCGGGCTCTGCTAGCATGTTCTTTTATCCCTCTCCTAAAATTCATAGCAACTACTATCGAGGTCCAATAAAAGGCAGAACTCACAACGTTTTCTGCAACTTCTATGATATAGATCTTGCGAAAAGAAACCGGTTGTGACAAGATTTGGTATTTCATAGACAATCATTGCGGATAATGGCACAATTTTTACGGACGAAATATTGAAGAATTATATATCTACTCTCAAGATTCGGCTGGAACAATCTACCTGAGCATTTTggagaaaatggtgaagaacAGGCCTGGTATGTGGCACCTAACTCTTAATGAAGCACTTTGCAACATCACAATGTTCGGCGACCGAGACTTCTTCTTATGCTCTTACTTATGGTCATGATGCTATTCTTTTCGTGGAGATAAGAGTCATTTCTTTAAGGGTTGCTGAACATAGTAATTTGAAAGGTGTTGAGTACACGCAGCAAATTGTGAGCTAGCTTAACACGTACGAATGTTTATTGATTGATCAAATTTCTACCAAAAGCATCGTAAAAcctatttttgaaaaaaattctgCTGCAACAGGATtcttaaaagttaaaaatggTGTAGAAATTTCAGAATATTAGACCTCGTTCGGCATGTCATATTACACACTAAATAATACTATTTTACGATTTCGGTGTTTGGCGCCTTATGTATAATTTAACTTGGCTCTTCTTATGTTattatttattcttttgtgGATTTGTTTTTTTCTATTGAGATCTTAATGAGAGAAGGACAGTTTAAAATTATGAATTTCACCTttatgccttctccttttatgtatttagattataaatatataagaatattaatttctcatattttttttttttttttttttttttttttttttaacaaatcctATCAGAGAAGAACACACACAAACTCTTTCCATAAGTATGAATGATGTTTGTGTTTTCAGATGCGGGTTGATGATCCCCAccaacttttcttcttcttaccaATTAACTATATAAGTATAGCCCCTCTACTACAAAAGTTATGAATTActactaaaaaaattatgaattaaaaCGCGTGAAACCCTCTCTGATTTACCAAACTTGCAAACTCCTTTGCCCCCGGCCCTAGCCTTTGGCTTGGGTGCCAGTGGCTATCCTTGTCCAAGTTCCTTGTTCTCCTCTTTCCCTCTTTCTCTTGATcatcttctctctttttcaatTTTCCCCTGAGATTTTTCTCGGTTTCCTTGAGATTTGTCTCAAAATTTCCCATGATTTTGTCTTACTTTTGAGCTTCATGTCCCTCTTCTCCACCCTCCCTCTCATATGACTATTCTTTTCCAAACCCAAAACTCCATCTCCCCTCTCTTTTCCCCTCTGCCTCCCTTCCCCATAAACCATCCCTACCCCATCATTTGCTTTGATCTACAGACTCTGGGCCGAATATGGTTGTCAGATTTATTTCTCTTCCCTCACTGTCCCCTCCCACCCCAAAACGGCTTGCTGGATTTCCATCAAGACCAAGTGTATTGCGGCTTCGGCCAAAGTAAGGATATTTTACATATCCCCTTAACCTCACCTTTTACCCCATGTGTTactatgtttgtatatatttgcaggGATTCGTGAATGAGATTTGGATTTGATGACTATCTTTTGGTTATGCATCTTTGGTGAAGAAATCTGGATGTGGTGTGCTTCTTGTTGCGGGTTTGGTACTTTTGTGTTGCGATGTCTTGTTCGTTTTCACCACTCGGTTGTTTTCTCTAGTGTTGCTGCTGGCATGACTTTCGTGGCGGTGACGGTGGCAGACATTGCTTTTTGCGATCGAAAATTAGGAATTTGGATTTCctttttagtttatttaattGGGTTGGGTTTTTATGTATCTATTCCTCCCAATATAATTGGGTCATTTGCCTTCCTTTGTGTTGGCCTGTAACCTTATATCAGATTAATTAAATTATCTtttcagataaaaaaaaattatgaattacAAAAGGtgatatttaaataaaattattaattttattgcaatctAAGTATTTTAGtttattgaacaaaaaaattgatttttatttttaatacaataaataaacaaaatcgaTCATCATGTTTCAAGTTTATCCCCTCGCCCATAACTTAATACTATAATATAGCGGTATTCtctttcacttgtaagtgaaatgaCTTATGTTCATTTCTCatcaaatataaatttaaatcacattattactaacttATTGTGCGACTAAATTCATCTTCTCTCCGTTACTTCaaagtagataatatcattttatCTCGTCACCCTCCTCCTCAAGTCAAAGACCATTTGCAATGACATAACTTTGACGCAAATGATAGGGCaattttttattcttcaaaatttgaaaatgctTACTTCAAACCATCAAACAAACCgagcaagaaagaagaagggaaaCGTGGGCTCTTTCTGCTCTACGCAATCCCTCGgcgctcctctctctctctcccctctccttctctctcttgcaTTGCAGAAGAACAACTTCAAATTATCATCGCTCTTTTCTTTCAGTAAGTTTCCTGTTTCCATATCAATTATTTGTCTAACAACGTTTTCAAGATCATCTGGGAAGATTAGATCTCTCGTTTTTAGCGTAATCTGATTATTTATGTTTGGTTAAGATTGTTAATTTATTACTAATTTAATGATCTTCTTGTTGGATCATCCGAGGACCTATTTGCCCGATATGCTTGATCCGTTTGCTTTCGGATGCGTAATGGGTCATTGAATGCTTTGCATGTTGAATTTCGGATGTGGGTTTTATTTGGGTcatttgatttttctccatttttgtaTGCAGAGTagctgcaacacggcaccatcATCATTGCCAATGgttgaatttaattttgttCTGGCACTTCTGAACTACTAATCGATGGTTGAATAAGATTTCCGGAAGTGGGTGTTTAATTTTCACTGGTTTTGTCAGTTCGCTTAATCCGAGAATTGCATTGGAGCACATCAAATAGTTGTATGGTTTAATGCAGGATCAAGACTTTATCCAAATTCGTGTTGTTGTTTTTGAGTGATTTGCGCAAGGTGAGGTTTTTGTGGGTACCGGTTGCTTCCGATTGAAATGCTGTATGAGAGGGAGTGGGAGTCTAGTTAAAGATTTAGTTTTCAGGAATTATGGACTTTCAGAATAATTCTCAGCTCGAATCGGGGAAAATGGAACAGATAGTTTCCCAATTTCTATTGAAAAGCTTGCATATTGTTTTGGACTCTAGGATTCCTTCTCTTCACCCGCATGATCGCAGCGGTGACCTGTCATCTCCAACTCAAGTGAGAAAGAGTGACAAGTGGTTTAACTTAATACTAGGAGACCGCCCTGCAGCTCTtgagaatttaaatttttggcACAGAAGTGTAATGGATCCTATGATAATTGACATTATACTTGTTCGCGGAGGACCTAGTTCTTCTTCTGTTGACAATCTGTATGCGAATTCAGTGGAGGGGACATCTGTTGAGACAATCATAGAGAGGTGGGTTGTCCAGTACGAAACTCCAAGGGCTGTGGCTCCCCAAACTGGCGACACTTCGGCCTCTTACAAAAAGACATACAAGAAGTCAATCATTCTTTTACGTACTCTTTATTCGTATATGAGACTTCTTCCAGCTTATAGGATCTTTAGACAGCTAAGTACATCTAGTCAGACTTACAATTTTGATATTATCTACAAGGTGTCTTCACTTAGAGATCCATTCTCAAGGGTGGAGGAGGAACTGATGGAGGAGTTCAGTTTTGCTCCCGTAGAGGCTCATCCTGGCCGCCTTTCTTTATCTGTGAATTACCGTCCAACACTAGCTGATTTAAATCTTGAGCCTTCAGCACCAACGCCACCGAGGATAATTACTGATTATGTTGGTAGTCCTGCCACTGACCCCCTGAGGTCTTTCCCCTCATCAGGGAAGGGTTTTAGTGCAACTTCCTTTCCGTCGAGAGGAGCACGACCGCCATCTGGTGTGCCACACCAACGCCCACACAGCTGGACAAGTGGCTTCCACAGGCCACCTCCTTTTATGCACAATAGACCCTTAGTTGGATCTCCACCTGCATATCGTGCATCTCCTATGTCACATGATGTTGGATCTCCTCCCATTGATACATTCGCCAACAGAGGTCAAAACTATAGACCTCTACGTCATAAACGAAATATGAGTGCTGATGAGTATCAGCTTTCACCTCCATTTTCGCCATCCCCATCGCCATCACCCCCAACATACTTGTCCAGTGGTAATTTCAATCCTATGCAAACTCGAATTCGTTCAGGAACTGCCCCTGTAAGCATCCCCCTTCCAATGGGGAGCCCTAGATACTTATCCCCCAATTTTTCTGATCCAAGTAGAAATTCTCTTCCTCCTTTATCACCCAGAAGCACAAGGAATGATCATTCCTCGCAAGAGTTTCCATCTGGAATCAAGGCAATCAGAAAATTGGAGGTTTCAAGGGCCGGAGAGACTCACCCTGGAAGTTCAAATCATTACATTGGTCAGAAGGTAGTCCCTGTTTTCCGATTATGCAACCTGTGGTCTTGAAATAAATTGTTTCTCACGGTTTCTATAACACCagcttttgtttgtttcataGGTGATGAAAGACAGCAAAGATGATTCGGGGCGTTTCTCAGGATTGTTGTCGTCTAGTGGCTCACCACGTGTTGGATTTTCTAGAAGCTCGAGTAGATTGTCTTTCCAGgatgatttggatgattttgagTTCTCATGTCCTTTTGACGTGGATGATGTTGATACATCAGATTCTCAAGCCAGGTACTTAATAATCTTTATGGTAtacaaattttctttttggtgCAATCTCTAtggtatatatacatatatatgcagTCATTGCCCATTGTTGACCTAAGATAAAGTTTGATTTCTGCAGCGGTATAATTTTATTTCCACCATAATTGTTGTGACTACTTTACTGCATGGATTGTTCATGCTTCTCACCATAATGGTTATCTGTTTCCGGCTTCTTGAACTTTTGGATTTTTTGATGGAATCTGGATAAAAGAAGCAGTAAATAACAGAACATAGTTGGGTCTTTTTTGTACCTGAATCCCTGTGATGAAATTAAAAACCATTGTATTTGCTTACATGGTCATGATCCATCATTTGCCTGGTTCAGCTCTTGTATCGGAATTCACTTTCCGTTAGAGATTGTAACTATTGTTTCCTTGGCTAGATTCTTTTGGTAATGTGCTATGGTATGTTGAAAACGTAAGAAATGGAAACATATGATTACTATGTTTGACGGGTTATTTACTTTAAATGACTTGAATTGACTTGTCTTTTCTTGCCTTATCGTATACACACAATCTGAATTTACATTTAGGATATTGCGTGCTGAAAAAGATGCATAGCTTGCTCCGTATCATCTTATATTTCTCTCTTCACATTTTGGGCTAACAGTGACGGCAAAAGGCCTTCAGAGTTCATATCTCAGTCACTGCCAATGGGTAGAAAATCACAAGATGCTGCTGTCGGCGTTCTGGTTCAGATGCTGAGGACAGCTCCGCCTCTGCGCCAAGATTCAAGTTGTTACTCATCGCAGTCTGGGAAGAATGAACATGAGGGAGGAGTTGCTACGGCTTCTGGTTTCTTTATGCCTCGGAAGACATCTGATGCACTGGAGGAGCTCAGAAGCTACCGAGATATGAAAGACCTTCTACTCTCTAAGAGCGGAACGCGGGTGCTTTCCAAAGACGAATCATAAAGAGTTGGAGTAGCTGCAAGTGTTGCCCAAGTTGAGCGCCATTGCCGCGCTATGGtttcaaaatctgaaaacaatATATACATTTTCACGTGAATGACTGAATGGAGGACTAACAGCCTCTATATATCATGACCGAAAACTTAGTTACTATCATTAAATCAGTTTACTGGAACTTTAATGACCATTAATGTTTAGAAAGTGTGTATACCTTACGGCTTACACTGCGGCCActtctactttaccttggatattCTTGGTCTTAACCATATCCCTTCTCGTGTACCCTAGCTAAGCATTCACATCTTCGTAAGCTCTCTTTTACCTCAGTCTTATGCCTCTTCCGTTGTGTCTGGTGTTGTTCCCTTCCTCTTTTTTGTTAAACTCATTTTTTGCACGTGTTGCTTTTTAACCGTCTCACATTCCATGCCATAAAGCATCAGAATCAACATTATATATCCGAATGTTTTTCTTTATACAAGCAATATCGAGGGAGAATCGAACTCAAAACGAAACCTCAGGTACAAGGGTGGGTTGAATACTCCTTAGTCAACTGAGCTATTCATAACTTCATAAATTGACAAAGAAGATGGGCCAAAAAGAAATACTCAAGTTGTTGGACCCCAATTGGCAaatattttttacaaaatatacAATGACCCTGAGGCCAATATGAGAATAAGGTAAAATATGAAATGTCCGTATCACCCTCGTAAAGTACAAAATAGTAAGGGTATAATTGACTCTTTAGGCTTGCGCCACGTGCGTGGTTGAAAAGGAAAGAGCAACCGCGCTGTTCGAGCAAGTGCAAAGCAAGCGCGCGAACCGGCGGAGGCCCTCGGCGTTCTTCAGCAGCTCCGCCGCCGTAAAAATTGTGTATTTGGTCGATACTCTCGTATCCGAGCAATGGATTATT
Proteins encoded in this region:
- the LOC126628516 gene encoding protein RESPONSE TO LOW SULFUR 3-like; the encoded protein is MAVTKQLPAAEEEKLLRQRNEELERELRKSQEREERMKAELQRARERLRVAEEAEERLCSQLGELEAEAVDQARMDHARILALADQLSHAQRLLQASAIPLPSSGLASK
- the LOC126628121 gene encoding norbelladine synthase-like gives rise to the protein MHIDAIYRLLHKFYQVHCRCRTFEFFEFWHELEAEVPASEAWELFGTLALARFVEQQLPDMIEKVQVIHGDGGAGTIIHIKFASGVGHTEKFTKVDNETRAKEAEVNEGGPGFWT
- the LOC126628832 gene encoding autophagy-related protein 13a-like, producing the protein MDFQNNSQLESGKMEQIVSQFLLKSLHIVLDSRIPSLHPHDRSGDLSSPTQVRKSDKWFNLILGDRPAALENLNFWHRSVMDPMIIDIILVRGGPSSSSVDNLYANSVEGTSVETIIERWVVQYETPRAVAPQTGDTSASYKKTYKKSIILLRTLYSYMRLLPAYRIFRQLSTSSQTYNFDIIYKVSSLRDPFSRVEEELMEEFSFAPVEAHPGRLSLSVNYRPTLADLNLEPSAPTPPRIITDYVGSPATDPLRSFPSSGKGFSATSFPSRGARPPSGVPHQRPHSWTSGFHRPPPFMHNRPLVGSPPAYRASPMSHDVGSPPIDTFANRGQNYRPLRHKRNMSADEYQLSPPFSPSPSPSPPTYLSSGNFNPMQTRIRSGTAPVSIPLPMGSPRYLSPNFSDPSRNSLPPLSPRSTRNDHSSQEFPSGIKAIRKLEVSRAGETHPGSSNHYIGQKVMKDSKDDSGRFSGLLSSSGSPRVGFSRSSSRLSFQDDLDDFEFSCPFDVDDVDTSDSQASDGKRPSEFISQSLPMGRKSQDAAVGVLVQMLRTAPPLRQDSSCYSSQSGKNEHEGGVATASGFFMPRKTSDALEELRSYRDMKDLLLSKSGTRVLSKDES